In Chloracidobacterium sp., the following proteins share a genomic window:
- the gcvPA gene encoding aminomethyl-transferring glycine dehydrogenase subunit GcvPA, giving the protein MRYIPNSPEERADMLALLGLTSADELFRSIPEDVRLGRQLNVTEPLAESEVIAEMERMAAKNTAAAKPSFLGAGVYSHFSPTIVDHLIQRSEFFTSYTPYQPEISQGTLQYIFEFQTLVCQLTGMEVANASMYDGSTAMAEAYLMARRVTRRDKIVVAETVHPEYREVARTYSQHGDTVIETVGYDAETGRVGDLSSLDDKTAALVVQSPNFFGCIEDLQALADQAHAVGALFVVVVTEAISFGLLKPPGACGADIVVGEGQSWGVPMSFGGPHVGIFATQEKHVRQMPGRLCGIAYDKDGNRGFVLTLSTREQHIRREKATSNICTNQGLIALAATIYMEAMGKKGLQEVAMQNAQKAAYAKQKISEIDGFSIAFSAPTFNEFVVRGPKPAAETLEAVRAKDIVGGLAISMYYGGHENDFLVCVTETNTREQVDALASALA; this is encoded by the coding sequence ATGAGATACATTCCAAATTCACCCGAGGAACGCGCCGACATGTTGGCGTTGTTGGGCCTCACAAGCGCTGATGAACTGTTCCGCTCGATCCCTGAGGACGTGCGTCTCGGCCGTCAATTGAACGTCACCGAACCCCTCGCCGAGAGCGAGGTCATCGCTGAGATGGAGCGAATGGCGGCGAAGAACACAGCCGCCGCGAAGCCTTCATTCCTCGGCGCGGGCGTCTACTCGCACTTCTCGCCGACGATCGTCGATCACCTGATCCAGCGGAGCGAGTTCTTCACGAGCTACACTCCGTATCAGCCTGAGATATCGCAGGGCACGCTGCAATACATCTTTGAGTTTCAGACCTTAGTGTGCCAACTCACCGGAATGGAGGTCGCGAACGCGTCGATGTACGACGGCTCGACCGCCATGGCCGAGGCATATCTGATGGCCCGCCGCGTCACTCGTCGCGACAAGATCGTCGTCGCCGAAACAGTTCATCCCGAATACCGCGAGGTCGCAAGGACCTATTCGCAGCACGGCGACACGGTGATCGAGACCGTCGGCTACGACGCCGAAACCGGCCGCGTCGGCGACCTTTCGTCGCTGGACGACAAGACCGCCGCGTTGGTCGTGCAGTCGCCGAACTTCTTTGGCTGTATCGAGGACCTTCAGGCTCTCGCCGATCAGGCGCACGCGGTCGGTGCGTTGTTCGTCGTCGTCGTTACCGAGGCAATCTCCTTCGGTTTGCTAAAACCGCCCGGAGCCTGCGGCGCCGACATCGTCGTCGGCGAAGGCCAGTCGTGGGGTGTGCCGATGAGCTTTGGTGGGCCGCATGTCGGTATCTTTGCGACGCAGGAAAAACACGTCCGCCAAATGCCCGGCCGCCTCTGCGGCATCGCATACGACAAGGACGGCAATCGCGGCTTCGTCCTAACACTTTCAACCCGCGAACAGCACATCCGCCGCGAAAAGGCCACTTCAAATATCTGCACGAATCAAGGCCTGATCGCCCTCGCCGCTACCATTTATATGGAGGCGATGGGCAAAAAAGGCCTCCAAGAGGTCGCGATGCAAAACGCCCAGAAGGCGGCTTATGCGAAGCAAAAGATCAGCGAGATCGACGGATTCTCGATAGCGTTTTCGGCGCCGACATTCAATGAATTTGTAGTTCGGGGGCCGAAACCCGCGGCGGAAACGCTCGAAGCGGTCCGAGCGAAGGATATCGTCGGCGGCCTTGCCATATCTATGTATTACGGCGGTCACGAGAACGACTTTCTCGTATGCGTGACCGAGACGAACACCCGGGAGCAGGTCGACGCCCTGGCCTCCGCACTCGCCTAA
- the gcvH gene encoding glycine cleavage system protein GcvH: MSNIPDNLRYSKDHEWVAVDGDVATIGITDHAQHSLGDVVYIDMPRAGDKFDTHEAFGSVESVKAVSELFTPVGGEIAEVNDGLNDTPEAVNNDPYAAGWMVRIKMANPGEADAMMSAVEYEEYLSASA, translated from the coding sequence ATGTCAAACATTCCAGATAATCTTCGTTACAGTAAAGACCACGAGTGGGTTGCCGTTGATGGCGATGTCGCCACGATCGGCATCACTGACCATGCTCAGCATAGTCTCGGCGATGTCGTTTACATCGACATGCCGCGTGCCGGTGATAAGTTTGATACGCATGAGGCCTTCGGCTCGGTCGAATCGGTCAAGGCCGTGTCCGAGTTATTCACGCCCGTCGGCGGTGAGATCGCAGAGGTGAACGACGGCCTCAATGACACTCCCGAGGCCGTCAACAACGACCCGTATGCTGCCGGCTGGATGGTCAGGATCAAGATGGCCAATCCCGGCGAGGCCGACGCGATGATGTCGGCCGTGGAATACGAAGAATACCTTTCCGCAAGTGCATAA
- a CDS encoding glycine cleavage system protein T, translated as MSETELKKTPLNAVHRALGGKMVDFGGWDMPVQYTAGVIEEHMRCRTHAGLFDVSHMGEIWVEGPGSIEFVNSITTNDVTKLVDGQAHYSAFPNEDGGVVDDLLVYRFGPEKLLLVVNAGTTDKDWAWIHRSADTLVRMDAASASRLAAQGRTMNEPDTRLAGGTGDSDKSVRTPSLTNASSNFCQIAIQGPDAIGILQTLTETELEPIRYYHFTTGKVDGVDAIISRTGYTGEDGFEVYAAPEFAEQLWKKMMETGRYGEADGILPCGLAARNTLRLEAGMSLYGHELGDDISTYEANLGWITKLDKGDFIGRDKLAAQKESGLTRKLAGFEMTEPGIARDGYDVYIDGERCGVVTSGSPAPFLKKNIGYAFLPTELAKVGQEIKIDVRGRQVNAVVVPTPFYKRQK; from the coding sequence ATGTCGGAAACAGAATTGAAAAAGACGCCATTGAATGCGGTGCATCGCGCTTTGGGCGGGAAGATGGTCGATTTTGGCGGGTGGGATATGCCCGTGCAATATACGGCCGGTGTAATCGAGGAGCATATGCGGTGCCGCACACATGCGGGCCTTTTCGACGTGTCGCACATGGGCGAGATATGGGTCGAAGGGCCCGGATCGATCGAATTTGTAAATTCGATCACGACGAACGACGTGACAAAGCTGGTCGATGGGCAGGCTCATTATTCGGCGTTCCCAAATGAGGATGGCGGCGTCGTGGATGACCTGCTGGTATATCGATTCGGGCCGGAGAAACTGCTGCTCGTGGTGAACGCAGGAACGACCGATAAAGATTGGGCGTGGATACATCGGAGTGCGGACACTCTTGTCCGCATGGACGCCGCCTCGGCGTCCAGACTTGCTGCCCAAGGCCGCACGATGAATGAACCCGACACACGGCTCGCCGGAGGAACCGGCGATTCGGACAAGAGTGTCCGCACTCCGTCGCTAACGAATGCAAGCAGCAATTTTTGCCAGATCGCCATTCAGGGGCCAGACGCGATTGGTATTTTGCAGACGTTGACCGAGACGGAGCTTGAGCCCATCAGGTATTACCATTTCACGACCGGCAAGGTGGACGGCGTTGATGCGATCATCTCGCGAACGGGCTATACCGGCGAGGACGGATTTGAGGTTTACGCGGCACCCGAGTTTGCCGAGCAGTTGTGGAAGAAGATGATGGAGACCGGCCGCTACGGCGAGGCCGACGGAATACTTCCCTGTGGGCTGGCGGCGCGGAATACACTCAGGCTCGAGGCCGGAATGTCGCTCTACGGCCACGAGCTCGGCGACGACATCTCGACCTATGAAGCCAATCTAGGCTGGATAACTAAACTCGACAAGGGCGATTTTATTGGCCGCGACAAGCTGGCAGCCCAAAAAGAAAGTGGCCTCACGCGCAAGCTCGCGGGCTTTGAGATGACCGAGCCGGGCATCGCGCGCGACGGTTATGACGTGTATATCGACGGCGAAAGATGCGGCGTTGTGACCAGCGGTTCGCCGGCACCATTCCTCAAAAAGAACATCGGCTATGCGTTCCTGCCAACCGAGCTTGCAAAAGTCGGACAAGAAATTAAAATCGATGTCAGAGGCAGACAAGTGAACGCCGTCGTTGTACCGACGCCGTTCTATAAGAGACAGAAATAA
- a CDS encoding VCBS repeat-containing protein yields the protein MKLLPLFLLVTFLSVTTAQGATRTWIGNGADNRLSTPENWIQGIAPITGDDIIFPSFANQYFFLNDLGSVSFNSVTFSGNSYACTGGGSKTLALTVNSGTHNLGPGSWTLFGPATVADGTALTATVSGFGSDFTLDGGGFALLRVKGGFGGRMGKRGSGQVDLDLGDSNGGFAVTVESGRVRVIDSPSFLVSGPLLVTGGTLESYANYDLTSAMITGPNAELTGFSIRATGNLEISDGAKLTLKSCFSGFSGNHVVLRDAYLNPQFSDCGFELNPIIFDNGNSISGTFVGYPDGTVFPAGGRRFKIKYESFMVVIRPVRGIGFDLDRDSRADISIFRPSDGTWYLQPSGGNRATQWGRTTDKPVPGDYDGDERMDLAVYRPAEGIWYILRSLDGTSMTVPFGLENDIPIPLDFDGDGRTDPAVYRPADGVWWIKRSSWSSSIKSVQYGLPGDLPVAADYDGDGRIDVGIFRPSTGLWSHCYAYNCHPISIRNTQWGLASDRPVPADYDGDGKADVAVFRPSEGNWYLFLSSTQSPSIVNWGIATDQPVPADYDGDGRADIGIFRPSDGNWWIMRSTAGVMVQQFGTNEDRPIPGVFVP from the coding sequence ATGAAACTGCTCCCTCTTTTCCTGCTCGTAACTTTCCTTTCGGTTACCACTGCGCAAGGCGCAACACGAACGTGGATCGGCAATGGTGCGGACAATAGGCTGTCGACACCTGAGAACTGGATCCAGGGCATTGCGCCGATCACGGGCGACGACATCATTTTCCCGTCCTTCGCCAATCAGTATTTCTTTCTGAACGACCTCGGGAGCGTGTCATTTAACAGTGTCACCTTTTCGGGGAATAGCTATGCATGCACCGGAGGTGGTTCAAAAACCCTTGCCCTGACCGTCAACTCCGGCACTCATAATCTCGGACCGGGTTCATGGACGCTTTTCGGCCCCGCAACAGTAGCGGACGGAACTGCTTTGACGGCCACTGTGTCCGGCTTCGGTTCCGATTTTACGCTTGACGGCGGAGGCTTTGCGTTATTAAGGGTGAAGGGCGGGTTTGGTGGCCGTATGGGGAAGCGAGGCTCCGGTCAAGTCGACCTTGACCTCGGCGATTCCAACGGCGGTTTCGCCGTAACTGTCGAGTCGGGCCGTGTTCGGGTCATAGACAGTCCAAGTTTTCTGGTTAGTGGGCCGTTACTGGTGACTGGCGGCACGCTTGAGAGTTATGCCAACTATGATCTGACCTCCGCCATGATCACAGGCCCGAATGCTGAACTCACCGGTTTTAGCATCAGGGCAACGGGAAATCTCGAGATAAGCGATGGTGCCAAGTTGACGCTAAAGAGTTGCTTTTCGGGGTTTTCTGGCAACCATGTAGTACTGCGTGACGCCTACCTAAATCCGCAGTTCTCGGATTGCGGCTTCGAACTGAATCCCATAATTTTTGATAATGGGAATAGTATCTCAGGCACTTTTGTGGGTTATCCGGATGGGACAGTTTTCCCAGCGGGCGGGCGGCGTTTCAAGATCAAGTATGAATCCTTCATGGTTGTCATCCGGCCTGTGCGCGGGATTGGGTTCGATCTGGATCGCGATAGCAGGGCGGATATCTCGATCTTCAGGCCCTCGGACGGCACATGGTATTTACAACCGTCCGGCGGAAATCGCGCCACTCAATGGGGTCGCACGACTGATAAACCCGTGCCGGGTGATTACGACGGAGACGAACGGATGGACCTCGCCGTCTATAGGCCCGCTGAAGGAATATGGTACATACTGCGCTCACTTGATGGCACATCGATGACTGTCCCGTTCGGACTTGAGAATGACATTCCCATTCCGCTGGATTTTGACGGCGACGGCCGAACCGATCCCGCTGTTTATCGGCCCGCCGATGGCGTCTGGTGGATAAAACGGAGTTCATGGTCTAGCTCGATCAAAAGCGTGCAGTACGGCCTGCCGGGCGATCTTCCCGTTGCGGCCGATTACGATGGCGACGGTCGTATCGACGTCGGGATCTTTCGTCCTTCAACCGGCCTGTGGAGCCATTGCTATGCCTACAATTGCCATCCCATTTCCATTAGGAATACGCAGTGGGGGCTCGCGAGCGACAGGCCGGTGCCTGCGGATTACGACGGCGACGGCAAGGCTGATGTCGCGGTCTTTCGGCCGTCCGAAGGAAATTGGTACTTGTTCCTTAGCTCCACGCAGTCACCTAGCATCGTCAACTGGGGCATCGCCACCGATCAACCCGTGCCCGCTGACTACGACGGCGACGGCCGCGCTGACATAGGAATTTTCCGCCCCTCAGATGGCAACTGGTGGATAATGCGCTCAACCGCGGGCGTGATGGTCCAGCAATTCGGCACGAACGAAGATCGACCTATCCCGGGCGTATTTGTGCCTTGA
- a CDS encoding VCBS repeat-containing protein yields the protein MSITPAGAATRTWTGAGSDNRFSTAANWAENAPAAISDDLIFPASSQQFTGFNDLPMTSMDFFHSMTFQGGNYAISGNGGTLSITANSGTQQFSNLWRISGTIFAGTGSSVTITVFSPSANVTIDGPGSVGLTLNGSFGGVIVKNGPGNSSLFFGSPVASLTVNGGQLLISSPLINASGPFTINGGTLAGFNIATSALKVTGANSEFAGSVIFAGALEVSKSGRLSVTTCNLAVAVVNPPILTQAQLTLNFGACTSDPFSPMISVAGIAQIAGSFTDYPEGTFLMVGGRQFRFTYRGGDGNDVQLVAVSPTSADFDGDGRADISTFRPSEGNWYVQGQSVRQWGVASDTLVPADYDGDRKTDYAVYRSSDGRWYIFNSANSTMRVNVFGLSEDVPTPLDIDGDAKADIAIFRPSTGDWWYARSRFADVGRVHFGQTDDMPATGDYDGDGRSDIAVFRPSTGSWFVRRTSTGAASGYKWGEAGDKLVPADYDGDGRTDLAVYRPSQGVWYVLTSGTPGFYMFVWGSVTDLPVPADYDGDGRADIGIFRPSDGNWWIMRSSAGVMVQQFGLSDDKPIPAAFIY from the coding sequence GTGTCGATCACTCCTGCCGGCGCCGCGACGCGGACCTGGACAGGCGCGGGGTCGGATAACCGGTTCTCGACTGCCGCGAACTGGGCTGAGAACGCGCCGGCGGCAATTAGTGACGACCTGATATTTCCCGCGTCGTCACAGCAGTTCACGGGCTTCAACGACCTCCCGATGACCTCGATGGATTTCTTTCACAGCATGACATTTCAGGGCGGTAACTACGCGATCTCAGGTAACGGCGGCACGCTATCTATCACAGCCAATTCCGGGACCCAACAGTTCTCAAACCTCTGGCGGATATCCGGAACGATCTTTGCGGGCACTGGGTCCAGTGTGACCATAACGGTATTCAGTCCGAGCGCGAATGTGACGATCGACGGCCCGGGCTCGGTTGGACTTACGCTCAATGGCAGTTTCGGCGGTGTTATCGTGAAGAACGGCCCCGGCAACTCTAGTTTGTTCTTTGGCTCACCCGTCGCCTCTCTCACCGTAAACGGCGGCCAACTTTTGATTAGCTCACCGCTCATCAATGCCAGCGGGCCCTTCACCATAAACGGAGGGACGCTGGCAGGCTTTAACATTGCCACGTCAGCCCTAAAGGTGACAGGTGCCAACTCTGAGTTCGCTGGGTCGGTTATATTTGCCGGTGCGTTAGAGGTCAGCAAGAGCGGTCGGCTATCGGTTACTACCTGCAATCTCGCGGTGGCGGTGGTCAACCCTCCAATACTCACGCAAGCTCAATTGACGTTGAATTTCGGGGCTTGCACGTCCGACCCATTCAGCCCAATGATATCTGTCGCTGGCATAGCGCAGATCGCCGGTAGCTTTACAGATTATCCCGAGGGAACGTTTCTGATGGTCGGCGGGCGACAGTTCAGGTTCACGTATCGCGGCGGCGACGGTAATGATGTCCAGCTTGTGGCCGTGTCGCCCACTTCAGCAGACTTTGACGGCGATGGGCGTGCGGATATCTCCACATTCCGGCCGTCTGAAGGGAACTGGTACGTTCAGGGCCAGTCCGTCCGCCAGTGGGGAGTGGCGTCCGACACCCTTGTCCCTGCGGATTACGACGGCGACCGCAAGACCGATTACGCAGTCTACCGCTCATCCGACGGCCGGTGGTATATCTTCAATAGCGCAAATTCGACAATGCGTGTCAATGTGTTCGGCCTGTCCGAAGACGTTCCCACCCCGCTCGATATCGACGGAGATGCCAAGGCGGATATCGCAATATTCCGCCCGTCCACTGGCGACTGGTGGTATGCCCGCTCGCGTTTCGCTGATGTTGGCCGCGTGCATTTTGGCCAGACCGACGACATGCCAGCGACAGGTGATTACGACGGCGATGGACGCTCGGACATTGCTGTCTTTCGGCCTTCAACGGGTTCGTGGTTCGTTCGCCGGACATCGACCGGTGCAGCGAGCGGTTATAAGTGGGGCGAAGCCGGTGACAAACTTGTACCCGCCGATTATGACGGCGACGGTCGCACTGACCTCGCGGTTTATCGGCCTTCACAAGGCGTTTGGTACGTCTTGACAAGCGGCACGCCCGGCTTCTACATGTTCGTCTGGGGAAGCGTCACCGACCTCCCCGTCCCGGCTGACTACGACGGCGACGGCCGCGCTGACATAGGAATTTTCCGCCCCTCAGATGGCAACTGGTGGATAATGCGCTCATCCGCGGGCGTGATGGTCCAGCAATTCGGCCTCAGCGACGATAAGCCGATCCCGGCGGCGTTCATTTACTAA